One segment of Oncorhynchus clarkii lewisi isolate Uvic-CL-2024 unplaced genomic scaffold, UVic_Ocla_1.0 unplaced_contig_7948_pilon_pilon, whole genome shotgun sequence DNA contains the following:
- the LOC139401533 gene encoding high choriolytic enzyme 1-like, producing the protein MISDQTCILFHEYTNEINYIDIISGTGCASYVGFQGGAQSLYFGRACNVGNLCHELMHALGLHHEHTRPDRDQYVTIQWDNVVPGKQENFKVKKGDTQDLPYDYDSIMHYGTYYFSSNRNPTIDATKSGVQIGQRNHLSPLDITRLNKLYQCE; encoded by the exons ATGATTTCAGACCAGACGTGTATCCTCTTCCACGAATACACCAATGAGATTAACTACATAGACATCATCTCTGGGACAGG CTGTGCGTCGTATGTAGGTTTTCAAGGCGGGGCCCAGTCTCTGTACTTCGGTAGAGCCTGTAACGTGGGGAACCTGTGCCATGAGCTGATGCATGCCCTGGGCCTGCACCACGAGCACACACGGCCAGACCGTGACCAATACGTCACCATACAGTGGGACAACGTGGTCCCAG GAAAACAAGAGAACTTTAAGGTGAAGAAAGGAGACACTCAGGACCTGCCCTATGACTACGACTCCATAATGCACTACGGAAC ATACTACTTCTCATCAAACCGGAACCCCACTATTGACGCCACGAAGAGTGGAGTCCAGATTGGACAGAGAAATCACCTGAGCCCCCTGGACATAACACGCCTTAACAAACTCTATCAATGTG AATAA